A region of the Streptomyces durocortorensis genome:
GGGTCGGCGAGCAGCGGGAAGAGGGAGAAGCGGGGGTCGCGGGCGGTCGGCGCGTGCGCGGCCAGCGACAGGGCCAGATCCACCTCGCCCGCGGTGAGCAGCTCGTACGCCTGGGCGGCCTCGGCCTCCCGTACGCGTACGTCGGGTCCCGGGCGCTCCTCGGCGCGCAGCAGCCGGACGGCGGGTACGACGAGGGCGGGCACCGCGGTGGAGAACGCGCCGACCCTGACCTCACCGGCCTCGCCGCGCAGATAGCCGGTCAGTTCGGCCTCGGCCCGCTCCAGCTGGGCGAAGACCGCCTCCGCGTGACGCAGGACGAGGTGGGCGGCGTCGGTGAGGCGGACGCGGCGGCCCTGGGGCTCCAGCAGCTCCACGCCGAGCTGCCTGGCCAGGTTGGTGAGCTGCTGGGAGACGGCGGAGGGGGTCATCAGGAGCGCCTCGGCAGTCGCCGTCACCGTGCCGCGGTCGCGCAGGGTGCGCAGGATGCGGAGCTTCTTGACGTCCCACTCGGTCATGGGCGCAACCTACCGGCCCCGCCCGGAGCCGGACGCACGGATGCGCCGCGCGGTAGCTCCTACCGGCGGCGCACCCGTCGTACGTGTGCGGGTCAGACCTGCTTCTTGGACTTGTCCAGGACCATGACCAGGCCCGTGATCACCAGGAACAGGGCGATGGGCGCGACGACGTAGAGACCGATGGTCTCCATCGCGCTGAGGCCCGGACCCGGATCGTCACCGTCGTCGGGCGTGAGCGCGAGTGCCGGGGCCGACATGAGCAGCATCATCAGCGTCGTCCCGGCCGCAACGACGCCGGCGCGCATAGCGTTCTTCTTGTCCACGGTGCCAACGTAGCGAACGCCTAGGCGGGGCGCTCGCCCGGGGGTGCCGTACGGGGCTTCCGGGGCCCGAGGACTGCCATCAGGGCGTGCAGGCGGGGCGAGGCGGTGATCTCCTCCAGGGTGACGGGGTGGCCCTCCG
Encoded here:
- a CDS encoding LysR family transcriptional regulator, encoding MTEWDVKKLRILRTLRDRGTVTATAEALLMTPSAVSQQLTNLARQLGVELLEPQGRRVRLTDAAHLVLRHAEAVFAQLERAEAELTGYLRGEAGEVRVGAFSTAVPALVVPAVRLLRAEERPGPDVRVREAEAAQAYELLTAGEVDLALSLAAHAPTARDPRFSLFPLLADPLDVALPAGHPLADAPALRLADLAADRWIFGGSGPWSEITTAACEAAGFVPEQAHSAAGWTAILALVEAGMGIALVPRMAARERSEGVVMRVLEADQPRRHVVAAVRHGAESGPAVARVLAALTQVARTFS